A region of Clostridia bacterium DNA encodes the following proteins:
- the recA gene encoding recombinase RecA yields the protein MEERRRALEIALTQIEKQFGKGSIMRLGDTSKLQVEVIPSGSLALDIALGVGGVPRGRILEIYGPESSGKTSVALHIIAQAQKAGGVAAFIDAEHALDPHYAQKLGVDVDNLLVSQPDTGEQALEIADALVRSGAVDIVVVDSVAALVPRAEIEGEMGDSHVGLQARLMSQALRKLTGAISKSRTCVIFINQIREKVGVMFGNPEVTPGGRALKFFASVRVDVRRVETLKQGSEPIGIRVRAKVVKNKVAPPFRQAEFDLLYGSGISREGDLLDIGTQLDIIEKSGAWYSFEGERLGQGRENARDYLREHPDVADRIEARIRSELSLGRVRAAVANEDSAADSE from the coding sequence ATGGAGGAACGGCGGCGCGCGCTGGAAATCGCGTTGACGCAGATCGAAAAGCAGTTCGGGAAAGGCTCGATCATGCGCTTGGGCGACACGTCCAAGTTGCAGGTCGAGGTGATCCCCAGCGGATCGCTGGCGCTCGACATCGCGCTGGGCGTGGGCGGGGTGCCGCGCGGCCGCATCCTGGAAATCTACGGGCCCGAATCGAGCGGAAAGACGTCGGTGGCCCTGCACATCATCGCCCAGGCGCAAAAAGCGGGCGGCGTCGCCGCGTTCATCGACGCCGAGCACGCCCTGGATCCTCACTATGCGCAAAAGCTCGGCGTGGACGTGGACAACCTCCTCGTCAGCCAGCCGGACACCGGTGAGCAGGCGCTCGAAATCGCAGACGCCCTCGTTCGCTCCGGCGCCGTCGACATCGTCGTCGTCGACTCGGTCGCCGCGCTCGTGCCGCGCGCCGAAATCGAGGGGGAGATGGGGGATTCGCACGTCGGCCTGCAGGCCCGGCTCATGTCGCAGGCCTTGCGCAAGTTGACGGGCGCCATCAGCAAGTCCCGCACGTGCGTGATCTTCATCAACCAGATCCGCGAGAAGGTCGGCGTCATGTTCGGCAACCCGGAGGTGACGCCGGGCGGGCGCGCGCTCAAGTTCTTCGCTTCCGTGCGGGTCGACGTCCGCCGCGTGGAGACGCTCAAGCAGGGCTCGGAGCCGATCGGCATTCGCGTGCGCGCGAAGGTCGTCAAGAACAAGGTGGCGCCCCCGTTCCGCCAGGCGGAGTTCGACCTGCTTTACGGCTCCGGCATCTCCCGGGAAGGGGACCTGCTCGACATCGGCACCCAGCTCGACATCATCGAGAAGTCGGGCGCCTGGTATTCGTTTGAAGGCGAGCGCCTGGGGCAGGGGCGGGAGAACGCGCGCGACTATCTCCGGGAGCACCCCGACGTCGCGGATCGCATCGAAGCCCGCATCCGCTCGGAGCTCAGCCTCGGCCGCGTGCGCGCGGCCGTCGCCAACGAAGACAGCGCGGCCGACTCTGAATGA
- a CDS encoding RecX family transcriptional regulator — protein sequence MRARLRERALRLLDRRPYSRAALEARLLRTRGREPSPSPEDVVAVVDELVTAGLVDDQALARQIAERRVAERAEGPASLYARLRARGIPAGLARQTVEEAFAEIPPDELARRALERVWPRYAHLPRAVAARRALALLLRRGIPADAARRAVAHRAGMEGLETEPYNP from the coding sequence ATGCGCGCGAGGCTGCGGGAGCGGGCCCTGCGCCTTCTCGACCGCCGGCCGTACTCGCGTGCGGCCCTGGAGGCCCGCCTGCTTCGCACTCGTGGCCGCGAGCCGTCCCCGTCGCCGGAGGACGTGGTCGCCGTCGTCGACGAGCTGGTGACCGCCGGGCTCGTGGACGACCAGGCCCTCGCGCGGCAGATCGCGGAGCGCCGGGTCGCGGAGCGTGCCGAAGGACCGGCCTCCCTGTACGCCCGCCTCCGCGCCCGGGGCATCCCCGCCGGCCTGGCCCGGCAGACCGTGGAGGAGGCCTTCGCCGAGATTCCCCCGGACGAGTTGGCACGCCGGGCCCTGGAACGGGTGTGGCCGCGGTACGCCCACCTTCCGCGTGCGGTCGCGGCGCGCCGCGCCCTTGCGCTCCTCTTGCGCCGCGGCATCCCGGCCGACGCCGCCCGTCGCGCGGTGGCTCATCGCGCAGGGATGGAAGGGTTGGAGACGGAACCATACAATCCCTGA